Proteins from a genomic interval of Lolium perenne isolate Kyuss_39 chromosome 1, Kyuss_2.0, whole genome shotgun sequence:
- the LOC127342763 gene encoding polygalacturonase isoform X2, with product MASHALLFSVSLLVPLFLCCVLAKGDMTVVGDHRGRSLQSTKVVNVLRYGAYGDGLHDDTKALSKAWSAACSSSLPGIVLIPKGKKFLTKHVTFSGPCKSSIKFMIEGTLVAPPKRSYWIEDTIRHWVLFINVRDLTVTGGGTIDGNGKIWWQSSCKVNSKLPCRPAPTALTFYSCTNLKVDNLKLLNSQQIHMSVERCTNVRVSRLLITAPGNSPNTDGIHIAHSKDVKVYNCAIKTGDDCMSIEDGTKNLHVKNIVCGPGHGISIGSLGDQNSEAQVTNITINGVRLHGTTNGARIKTWQGGRGYAKNIVFENIIMDNVWNPIIIDQNYCDSTTPCNKQKSAVEVSNVLFKNIRGTSASRDAIKLSCSRTVPCHGIALHNVKLTLKRGNGNAKSTCQNAKYRTLGTVMPQPCILKN from the exons ATGGCTTCTCATGCGCTTCTTTTCTCTGTATCCCTTCTAGTGCCATTGTTCTTGTGTTGTGTTCTTGCGAAGGGAGACATGACAGTGGTAGGTGATCATAGAGGTAGGTCTCTACAGTCCACTAAGGTCGTCAATGTGCTGAGGTATGGAGCTTATGGGGATGGACTCCATGACGACACAAAG GCATTGTCAAAGGCGTGGTCTGCAGCTTGCTCCTCTTCTCTTCCTGGCATTGTGCTCATCCCCAAGGGAAAGAAATTTCTAACGAAACATGTAACCTTTTCCGGCCCATGCAAATCCAGTATCAAGTTTATG ATAGAGGGTACTTTGGTGGCTCCtccaaagagatcatattggatcGAGGATACCATTAGGCActgggttttgttcataaatgtgAGAGATCTTACTGTCACTGGTGGTGGGACTATTGATGGAAATGGCAAGATTTGGTGGCAAAGTTCCTGCAAAGTAAACTCAAAGCTC CCTTGCAGGCCAGCTCCAACG GCTTTGACGTTCTACTCTTGCACAAATCTAAAAGTGGATAACTTAAAACTGTTGAACAGCCAACAAATCCACATGTCAGTAGAGCGTTGCACCAATGTAAGGGTGTCCCGCCTATTAATCACAGCACCCGGCAATAGCCCCAACACCGACGGCATCCATATTGCACATAGTAAGGATGTGAAAGTGTACAACTGTGCAATCAAGACTGGGGATGACTGCATGTCGATCGAGGATGGAACTAAGAATCTACATGTTAAGAACATCGTGTGTGGACCAGGGCATGGGATCAGCATTGGGAGTTTAGGTGATCAAAACTCTGAAGCTCAGGTTACAAATATCACCATCAATGGGGTGCGACTACATGGCACGACAAATGGAGCTCGTATCAAGACATGGCAGGGCGGGCGGGGTTATGCAAAGAATATCGTGTTCGAGAACATAATCATGGATAATGTATGGAACCCAATCATTATTGACCAAAACTACTGCGACTCGACTACACCGTGTAATAAACAG AAATCGGCAGTGGAAGTGAGCAACGTTCTGTTTAAGAACATCAGGGGTACAAGTGCCTCAAGAGACGCTATCAAGCTGAGTTGTAGTAGAACTGTACCTTGCCATGGCATCGCCTTGCACAACGTCAAGCTTACTCTAAAACGAGGCAATGGCAACGCAAAGAGCACCTGTCAGAATGCAAAATACAGGACACTGGGAACAGTTATGCCACAACCATGTATTCTCAAGAATTGA
- the LOC127342763 gene encoding polygalacturonase isoform X1: protein MASHALLFSVSLLVPLFLCCVLAKGDMTVVGDHRGRSLQSTKVVNVLRYGAYGDGLHDDTKALSKAWSAACSSSLPGIVLIPKGKKFLTKHVTFSGPCKSSIKFMIEGTLVAPPKRSYWIEDTIRHWVLFINVRDLTVTGGGTIDGNGKIWWQSSCKVNSKLPCRPAPTALTFYSCTNLKVDNLKLLNSQQIHMSVERCTNVRVSRLLITAPGNSPNTDGIHIAHSKDVKVYNCAIKTGDDCMSIEDGTKNLHVKNIVCGPGHGISIGSLGDQNSEAQVTNITINGVRLHGTTNGARIKTWQGGRGYAKNIVFENIIMDNVWNPIIIDQNYCDSTTPCNKQFSQKSAVEVSNVLFKNIRGTSASRDAIKLSCSRTVPCHGIALHNVKLTLKRGNGNAKSTCQNAKYRTLGTVMPQPCILKN, encoded by the exons ATGGCTTCTCATGCGCTTCTTTTCTCTGTATCCCTTCTAGTGCCATTGTTCTTGTGTTGTGTTCTTGCGAAGGGAGACATGACAGTGGTAGGTGATCATAGAGGTAGGTCTCTACAGTCCACTAAGGTCGTCAATGTGCTGAGGTATGGAGCTTATGGGGATGGACTCCATGACGACACAAAG GCATTGTCAAAGGCGTGGTCTGCAGCTTGCTCCTCTTCTCTTCCTGGCATTGTGCTCATCCCCAAGGGAAAGAAATTTCTAACGAAACATGTAACCTTTTCCGGCCCATGCAAATCCAGTATCAAGTTTATG ATAGAGGGTACTTTGGTGGCTCCtccaaagagatcatattggatcGAGGATACCATTAGGCActgggttttgttcataaatgtgAGAGATCTTACTGTCACTGGTGGTGGGACTATTGATGGAAATGGCAAGATTTGGTGGCAAAGTTCCTGCAAAGTAAACTCAAAGCTC CCTTGCAGGCCAGCTCCAACG GCTTTGACGTTCTACTCTTGCACAAATCTAAAAGTGGATAACTTAAAACTGTTGAACAGCCAACAAATCCACATGTCAGTAGAGCGTTGCACCAATGTAAGGGTGTCCCGCCTATTAATCACAGCACCCGGCAATAGCCCCAACACCGACGGCATCCATATTGCACATAGTAAGGATGTGAAAGTGTACAACTGTGCAATCAAGACTGGGGATGACTGCATGTCGATCGAGGATGGAACTAAGAATCTACATGTTAAGAACATCGTGTGTGGACCAGGGCATGGGATCAGCATTGGGAGTTTAGGTGATCAAAACTCTGAAGCTCAGGTTACAAATATCACCATCAATGGGGTGCGACTACATGGCACGACAAATGGAGCTCGTATCAAGACATGGCAGGGCGGGCGGGGTTATGCAAAGAATATCGTGTTCGAGAACATAATCATGGATAATGTATGGAACCCAATCATTATTGACCAAAACTACTGCGACTCGACTACACCGTGTAATAAACAG TTTTCACAGAAATCGGCAGTGGAAGTGAGCAACGTTCTGTTTAAGAACATCAGGGGTACAAGTGCCTCAAGAGACGCTATCAAGCTGAGTTGTAGTAGAACTGTACCTTGCCATGGCATCGCCTTGCACAACGTCAAGCTTACTCTAAAACGAGGCAATGGCAACGCAAAGAGCACCTGTCAGAATGCAAAATACAGGACACTGGGAACAGTTATGCCACAACCATGTATTCTCAAGAATTGA